Part of the Methylovirgula sp. 4M-Z18 genome is shown below.
AGCGCGACTGGATTTGCCCCGACGACGATCTCGTCCGTTTTCTCGACGAGAAAGAAAGGCTTCTGGCAGAGCGTTATCCGGACGTGTTCCAGGCCCGCGCCGATACGCTTGATAGCCAGCAGGAAATTGCGGACGCGCTGATCGCGCATGTCTGTGAGCACGCGGCGCCTTTCTACGCGCGAGAGCCGCAAGGGGTGCGGCTCAAGCAAAGCGGCCGCATCGTTGTGCCGGAACCCGCCGCGCCGTTGCTGCAAGTGGGCCGGCTGGTCCAGGACGATCTTGTCATCATGCGCAAATGCGCGGATGGCTGGCGCCTCGCCGCGGCGCATTTGAGTTTTCCCTCGTCCTGGCCTTTGCGGGAGAAATTCGATCGGCCGATGAGCGCGATCCATGCCGATGTACCGGATTTCGCCGGGCAGATGGAACAGCGCATTGCGCGCATTTTCGACAATATGCAGGCCTTGCAACCGGTCGAGCGCTTCAACTGGTCGCTTTACGACGATCCGCAGCTCCACCATCCCGATCCACGTCGCGGGCCGAAAGCATGGGCGGAGCCGGGCGGCTCGTTCTCGCGCAACGGCTTCCTCCGCGTCGAGCGGCAGACCTTGATGAAAATGCCGCGCTCAGGCGACATTCTCTTCACGATCCGGGTCTACCACGATCCCGTCAGACTGTTCGCCGATCATGTCGACGGCGCGCGCCTCGCTGGCC
Proteins encoded:
- a CDS encoding heme-dependent oxidative N-demethylase family protein is translated as MVEAGLKHTPYDGSSTPFTIGMRPIAQRDWICPDDDLVRFLDEKERLLAERYPDVFQARADTLDSQQEIADALIAHVCEHAAPFYAREPQGVRLKQSGRIVVPEPAAPLLQVGRLVQDDLVIMRKCADGWRLAAAHLSFPSSWPLREKFDRPMSAIHADVPDFAGQMEQRIARIFDNMQALQPVERFNWSLYDDPQLHHPDPRRGPKAWAEPGGSFSRNGFLRVERQTLMKMPRSGDILFTIRVYHDPVRLFADHVDGARLAGRLRQQLLGMSEAQLDYKGLLRDRDMIADALAEIAAAAVS